In a single window of the Tellurirhabdus bombi genome:
- a CDS encoding glycosyltransferase family 39 protein, with the protein MSLPTKNSRSLLILGGIVLLAFVLRLYRVGTYGIYFDEKSTLLISQGVCVEGANQHDVFSKPYFSPKDFWSPKTFADFIEANIRGDIGNSPAYYGVLWVWMEIFGMEDTAMRFPSVLFSTFTIILLYVFVRRHFKSESLALISSAIAAIEPFFVSYSHMARNYSMTFFLTLLATHLFLLILEKESRPKNKLGLYFAYCFTIAASVLSHYLTVTVFMCHGIYLLLYVRQTRIWVNLSIVAVVALGVVSSWFIFGGGKYTFFTLDYQAKFYRNLALTNPYNNGFGIILPATVSNVLKRSLPIWSDLVFFTNGLAAKVGGLRNFALSLGFGVAATAILHLYRKKANPPVWVKVAFPLLLVVGLPFYTINPIHFFVLSAALPLYYLLLTTILEDTNRQTRPLIVFLVVLSLVPTLFLLLMAFRSGHTYGITQRYSGFSFPYATILVAMTFRKLASLRQWFSWPLGAAIAVQVVFIGMLLVRIYQDSDPKYTYFGNPRIANPMLTAANKIKAQYQPGDTVLYPSLRRKEYTDIDKNGLPVSVIDAQLVNIYLPKEADYYQRIDSTERDKIVLLKGKTGQKITIFDFEGSKYRY; encoded by the coding sequence ATGTCCTTACCAACAAAAAATTCCCGTAGCTTACTCATTCTGGGTGGAATCGTCCTGTTAGCTTTTGTTTTACGCCTTTACCGCGTAGGAACGTATGGTATTTATTTTGACGAAAAATCAACGCTGTTAATCAGCCAGGGCGTTTGCGTTGAAGGTGCCAATCAGCACGATGTATTTTCAAAGCCTTATTTTTCCCCTAAAGACTTCTGGAGTCCCAAGACGTTTGCCGATTTTATTGAAGCAAACATCCGGGGCGATATCGGCAACAGCCCCGCCTACTACGGTGTTCTCTGGGTCTGGATGGAAATCTTCGGCATGGAAGATACGGCGATGCGATTTCCGTCGGTGCTTTTCAGCACGTTTACGATTATTTTGCTGTACGTTTTCGTCCGAAGGCATTTTAAGTCCGAAAGCCTGGCCCTGATTTCCAGCGCCATCGCAGCCATTGAGCCTTTTTTCGTTTCCTATAGCCACATGGCCCGGAACTACTCCATGACGTTTTTCCTGACGCTCCTGGCTACCCATCTTTTCCTCTTGATTCTTGAAAAAGAATCTCGTCCTAAAAACAAACTTGGCCTCTACTTCGCTTATTGCTTTACCATTGCGGCCTCGGTCCTCTCGCATTATCTGACCGTCACGGTCTTTATGTGCCACGGCATTTATCTGCTCCTCTATGTCCGTCAAACCCGCATTTGGGTCAACCTGTCTATTGTAGCCGTGGTTGCGCTGGGTGTAGTTTCTTCGTGGTTTATTTTCGGAGGCGGTAAATACACGTTCTTTACGCTGGATTATCAGGCTAAGTTCTACCGCAATCTGGCGCTGACCAATCCCTACAACAATGGTTTCGGCATCATCCTGCCCGCTACTGTTTCTAACGTTTTGAAACGCTCTTTACCGATCTGGAGCGATCTGGTCTTTTTCACGAATGGGCTGGCAGCGAAAGTAGGCGGCCTACGAAACTTTGCGCTTTCTCTTGGTTTTGGCGTTGCTGCTACCGCCATCTTACACCTCTACCGGAAAAAGGCCAATCCGCCCGTTTGGGTTAAGGTGGCTTTTCCGCTGTTGCTGGTAGTTGGGCTTCCTTTCTATACGATTAACCCGATCCATTTTTTTGTATTATCAGCGGCTTTGCCTTTATATTACTTACTGCTCACAACCATTCTGGAAGATACCAACCGACAAACGCGTCCGTTGATTGTGTTCCTCGTTGTTTTATCGCTGGTGCCTACCTTGTTTTTGCTCCTGATGGCTTTCCGCTCCGGACATACCTACGGCATTACCCAGCGTTACTCAGGCTTTTCGTTTCCGTATGCGACTATCCTGGTAGCCATGACCTTCCGCAAGCTGGCTTCATTACGCCAGTGGTTTAGCTGGCCCCTGGGTGCAGCCATCGCCGTGCAGGTTGTTTTCATCGGTATGCTGTTGGTTCGTATTTATCAGGACTCCGACCCGAAGTATACGTATTTCGGTAATCCACGCATTGCTAACCCCATGCTCACGGCCGCCAATAAAATTAAAGCCCAATATCAACCCGGTGATACGGTTTTGTATCCTTCTTTAAGACGAAAGGAATATACGGATATCGATAAAAATGGCTTACCTGTTTCGGTCATTGACGCTCAACTGGTTAATATTTACCTACCCAAAGAAGCCGACTATTACCAGCGCATTGATTCAACCGAGCGGGACAAGATCGTTCTGCTCAAAGGGAAGACCGGTCAGAAAATTACTATCTTTGACTTCGAAGGGTCGAAGTATCGCTATTAA
- a CDS encoding acyltransferase family protein, with the protein MAVPTTVETVQKEKGYLAQLDGLRFIAVTLVMIDHWLGERVQLPLGYFGVNLFFVLSGFLITRILIISKAQDNQLERTHSRSLKQFYIRRSLRIFPVYYIMLLVLALINFPSIRATLPWFLTYTQNIWVAIHHTWFGAVDHLWSLAVEEQYYLFFPFLVFFIPNRFLLRSLFFLIGISVLLRVYLFATGAAWMVQFVMMPTCLDAFGMGSVLAYGMIFHRERFTKWVSSSWLLLASLALYAFDLYMMKSLAPSRNLFTDVFDRFFTSLFCFFLIGKAVIGFKGVFKTILEHSVSTYLGQISYGLYLFHNLVFNAYHTPPNAITLRIWNRLTEWTPFLTDSPARLLYFYVVTVSLATVSWFLIEKPFNSLKSRFAY; encoded by the coding sequence ATGGCAGTACCAACAACGGTCGAAACCGTACAGAAAGAAAAGGGATATCTCGCTCAGCTTGATGGATTACGCTTCATAGCCGTCACTCTCGTCATGATCGATCACTGGCTTGGCGAGCGTGTCCAACTGCCACTGGGTTACTTTGGGGTCAATCTTTTTTTTGTACTTAGTGGATTTCTGATTACCAGAATACTTATTATTAGTAAAGCCCAGGATAACCAGCTCGAGCGCACTCATTCGCGCTCGTTGAAGCAATTTTACATCCGCCGCAGCCTCCGGATTTTTCCGGTTTATTATATTATGTTGCTGGTGCTGGCCCTTATTAATTTTCCATCGATCCGGGCAACCTTGCCCTGGTTTTTAACCTATACGCAGAATATTTGGGTAGCTATTCACCATACCTGGTTCGGTGCCGTTGATCACCTTTGGTCGTTGGCTGTTGAGGAGCAGTACTATCTTTTTTTTCCGTTTCTGGTCTTTTTTATTCCCAACCGCTTTCTGCTGCGTTCCCTTTTTTTTCTGATTGGCATTTCTGTGCTGCTTCGGGTCTATCTGTTCGCAACGGGAGCTGCCTGGATGGTTCAGTTTGTGATGATGCCAACCTGCCTCGATGCCTTCGGCATGGGCAGCGTGCTGGCCTATGGAATGATTTTTCACCGCGAGCGCTTTACCAAATGGGTAAGTTCTTCGTGGCTGCTTCTGGCGAGTCTGGCTCTGTACGCGTTTGACTTATACATGATGAAAAGCCTGGCTCCCAGCCGCAACCTTTTCACGGATGTCTTCGACCGTTTCTTTACCTCGCTTTTCTGCTTCTTTTTAATTGGGAAAGCTGTTATTGGCTTCAAGGGGGTATTCAAAACTATACTCGAACATTCGGTCAGCACGTATCTTGGGCAGATTAGCTACGGTTTATACCTCTTTCACAATCTGGTCTTTAACGCCTACCACACGCCGCCAAATGCCATTACGCTACGCATTTGGAATCGCCTGACTGAGTGGACACCGTTTTTAACCGACTCTCCCGCTCGACTGCTTTATTTTTACGTAGTTACCGTGTCGCTTGCGACCGTTTCCTGGTTTTTGATTGAGAAACCGTTTAATTCTTTAAAGAGTCGTTTTGCCTATTGA
- a CDS encoding HmuY family protein encodes MNKSFVAVALLVGSAFLSAFNPVSAQTLSPVTIKDLPADPANPQGGQPGVGSGKYTLFSLKDGKQVPNSDSSTAKWDVGFRATTIIVNGGAGRVGKGGAAVQNGTFDALTAVPENVVFAQDESSKLAILTGSGNGWYTYGGGAITPTADKVLLIRTADGKYAKMEIQSYYKGGDAGGESRYYTFRYVYQPDGSKNLK; translated from the coding sequence ATGAATAAATCTTTTGTTGCGGTTGCCCTGCTGGTTGGATCGGCCTTTTTGTCGGCTTTCAATCCTGTATCAGCGCAAACCTTATCGCCCGTTACTATTAAAGACCTACCGGCTGATCCGGCTAATCCGCAGGGAGGGCAACCCGGCGTTGGATCGGGCAAATACACGCTTTTTAGCCTGAAAGACGGGAAGCAGGTTCCCAATAGCGATTCGTCTACGGCCAAATGGGATGTTGGCTTTCGGGCAACAACCATCATTGTCAACGGAGGTGCAGGCCGCGTGGGCAAAGGCGGTGCTGCTGTACAGAACGGCACATTCGATGCCCTGACTGCCGTTCCCGAAAATGTTGTCTTTGCGCAGGATGAAAGCAGTAAACTGGCTATTCTGACAGGCTCGGGCAACGGTTGGTACACCTACGGGGGAGGAGCCATTACGCCAACCGCCGACAAAGTGCTCCTGATTCGGACCGCAGACGGAAAGTACGCCAAGATGGAAATTCAAAGCTACTACAAAGGCGGTGATGCTGGCGGAGAAAGCCGCTATTATACATTCCGGTATGTTTACCAACCCGACGGCAGTAAGAACTTAAAATAA
- a CDS encoding transketolase family protein, with protein MRKEFSAAIERIAQEDDKIIFITGDLGYNALENVRELLGPRFINAGVAEQNMVGVAAGMAYKGYKVFCYSIAPFAVYRCLEQFRNDVCLHNLPVFLVGNGGGYGYGIMGSTHHAIEDLACLSGLQNVKTWIPAFADEVDGVVNAIVTEAKPAYLRLGAGPKTPEGSETMGTFKRVMGSDDPKGTVVALGPVAANVLKALQTSDTLDNQFEVYTAMNLPMDLPTELAQRWGNAQNLLVVEEHVSIGGLAQQLSVKLLENGLAFKQFVSLSAQGYPESLYGDQSYHQKQSGLDTANIQEKLRSFLA; from the coding sequence ATGAGAAAGGAATTTTCAGCGGCAATCGAGCGTATTGCCCAGGAAGACGATAAAATAATTTTCATCACTGGTGATCTGGGGTACAACGCCCTCGAAAACGTCCGTGAGCTTTTAGGACCCCGTTTCATCAATGCCGGTGTAGCCGAACAAAACATGGTTGGCGTTGCAGCGGGAATGGCCTACAAAGGCTATAAAGTCTTCTGTTACAGCATTGCTCCCTTCGCGGTCTACCGCTGCCTGGAGCAGTTTCGGAATGATGTTTGCCTGCACAACCTGCCGGTTTTTCTGGTTGGAAATGGCGGCGGCTACGGCTACGGGATCATGGGATCTACCCACCACGCAATTGAAGACCTGGCGTGTTTAAGTGGCTTACAAAACGTCAAAACCTGGATTCCAGCCTTTGCCGATGAGGTCGATGGTGTCGTTAATGCAATTGTTACCGAGGCGAAACCGGCATATCTACGGTTGGGAGCTGGCCCGAAAACGCCCGAAGGCAGCGAAACGATGGGCACTTTCAAACGCGTGATGGGTAGCGACGATCCCAAAGGAACTGTTGTTGCCTTGGGACCCGTGGCGGCCAACGTCCTGAAAGCGCTGCAAACGTCCGACACGCTGGACAATCAATTTGAGGTTTATACGGCCATGAATTTACCCATGGACCTGCCAACAGAACTGGCGCAGCGCTGGGGAAATGCGCAGAACCTGCTTGTTGTCGAAGAGCACGTCAGTATCGGTGGTCTGGCGCAGCAGCTATCCGTTAAACTTCTGGAAAACGGGCTGGCTTTCAAACAGTTTGTCAGTCTTTCGGCGCAGGGTTATCCGGAGAGCCTCTACGGCGACCAGTCTTATCACCAGAAGCAATCCGGGTTGGATACGGCCAATATCCAGGAAAAATTGCGTTCGTTTTTAGCTTAG
- a CDS encoding HmuY family protein, with protein MKKVRSFLLTLTVAAAFNACKTEDPPLPDNLVQFDVTEQGLDANQPNAEIKLTLSRNVDAATPIVIELQPTGIAYGTQFTTEPAATNNNLTVTIPAGSSTGSFKVVKGANLFLNGTESIKFTIKSSTPPVLLGQKNAATLKFASITSTGSQLKLNGGEGGAAAVNSVFVDLSSNGQTAVARNSWDLGFYGGTDFRVIINGTVGASAKALTKADLTQVTAADTAGFKASTAIGQGLGTMDLVDNVDGDITKTVIQAISATDADNKVYIINPGTAAKPWYKIRVIRKGTGYTLQYAQIAETTFKTLDIAKDATHNFSYVAFDKGAVSVEPAKANWDIQWSLVTYKADLSPTMSVPYTYSDYVLINHLGGTEAAEVLTSTVTYAAYAESNIAATAFKKDRNVIGGNWRATGGPNGGTTGVKTDRFYVIKDASGNVYKLKFVNFTSADGGQRGYPNIEYQLVKKGA; from the coding sequence ATGAAAAAAGTCCGCTCGTTTCTGCTTACGTTAACGGTTGCAGCTGCGTTCAATGCCTGTAAAACGGAAGATCCCCCGCTGCCCGATAACCTGGTACAATTTGATGTTACGGAGCAGGGTCTTGATGCAAACCAGCCGAACGCCGAAATTAAGCTGACGTTGAGCCGTAATGTGGATGCCGCTACGCCAATCGTGATTGAATTGCAACCAACGGGCATTGCCTACGGCACGCAATTCACAACGGAACCGGCAGCCACCAACAATAACCTGACCGTAACCATTCCGGCGGGTAGCAGCACCGGTTCTTTCAAGGTAGTGAAAGGGGCTAACCTGTTCCTGAACGGTACCGAATCCATTAAGTTTACGATTAAATCCTCTACCCCGCCGGTTTTACTGGGCCAGAAAAATGCGGCTACGCTGAAGTTTGCTTCCATTACGTCAACTGGTTCTCAGCTTAAACTGAACGGTGGTGAAGGCGGCGCGGCGGCAGTTAACTCTGTTTTTGTTGACCTGAGCAGCAACGGCCAGACGGCAGTTGCCCGTAACAGCTGGGATTTGGGCTTTTACGGCGGTACTGATTTCCGGGTAATCATCAACGGCACGGTTGGTGCTTCGGCGAAAGCGCTGACGAAAGCGGATCTTACGCAGGTAACGGCGGCTGATACGGCAGGTTTCAAAGCCTCAACGGCTATCGGTCAGGGTCTTGGCACGATGGATTTGGTCGATAATGTAGACGGTGACATTACGAAAACGGTGATTCAGGCCATTTCAGCGACGGATGCAGACAATAAAGTGTACATCATCAATCCGGGTACGGCAGCGAAGCCCTGGTACAAGATTCGCGTTATCCGTAAAGGAACGGGTTATACGCTCCAGTACGCCCAGATCGCCGAAACAACCTTCAAGACCCTGGATATCGCCAAAGATGCTACGCATAACTTCAGCTACGTTGCTTTCGACAAAGGAGCCGTTTCAGTAGAGCCAGCCAAAGCAAACTGGGATATTCAATGGTCACTTGTTACGTATAAAGCAGACCTAAGCCCAACGATGTCTGTCCCTTACACTTACTCTGACTATGTGCTTATTAATCACTTAGGTGGCACTGAAGCCGCGGAAGTATTGACCAGCACGGTTACGTACGCAGCTTACGCAGAAAGCAACATTGCCGCAACGGCGTTCAAGAAAGATCGCAATGTGATTGGTGGTAACTGGCGGGCAACCGGTGGACCAAACGGAGGCACAACGGGCGTTAAAACGGATCGTTTCTACGTCATCAAAGATGCTTCGGGTAACGTTTACAAGTTGAAGTTTGTCAACTTTACCTCTGCCGACGGTGGCCAGCGGGGTTATCCGAACATCGAATATCAGTTAGTGAAAAAAGGAGCTTAA
- a CDS encoding TonB-dependent receptor yields MKYLFIYLSCLLLFPTLVSAQDNKGTISGIVLGQDGKPAASATVLLKDTKFATLSQADGSYTLEAAAGSYTLLLQSVGMETQTRRILIKAGESTQVPTTLLKESTQQLKDVVVTGQYEPQSLRQSVYQIRTIDRERIQLRAATNLAGVLNNELGIRFTNDLTLGTSDIQLMGMSGRNVKILLDGVPLIDRGDTRESLNQIDINTIERVEIVEGPMAVSYGSDALAGVINIITRKPGNEQISVSARVQEETAGKEYSPFSKAGVHNQNLGLSFQKSGWNGLFSGTRNDFGGWQGQSVGRVKDWKPKEQLLGAAKIGYRTETFNVWYRLDALNETINSEGPVNSNTNQARDQNFITNRFTHQLQGDWRVNDRLQWNGIVSFTDYDRRTQTTNIDLNTGRRTLSLGTGEQDLSEFQSKVFRTTAQYKISSAISLQPGIDINMENASGARILGSPAINDYAFFVSSEIKPTAAITLRPGLRFIKNSVYDAPPVIPSLNAKITLSKKVDFRMAYARGFRSPALRELYFNFFDASHSIIGNSNLKAEYSNSINGSLTWQVIATSSLRLSTTLNSFYNDFHNLINYGFDPTNPTVTTTINVDRFKTTGGTLNNTLYHKNFSATLGFSYIGRYNSFIEDDSSLPEFVWSPELNSNLTYNISKIGTKVSLFYKYTGKRPSYETSANAEGSPTTRLAETAAYHWADFTVSKVFMKYITLTGGAKNLFNVTRLNNTASDSGAHTTGGAVPLSYGRSYFLGLNFQWSK; encoded by the coding sequence ATGAAATACCTCTTCATCTATTTATCTTGTCTGCTGCTATTCCCGACGCTTGTTTCTGCCCAGGACAATAAAGGAACTATTAGCGGAATTGTTCTTGGCCAAGATGGGAAACCAGCGGCTTCAGCTACCGTACTCCTTAAAGACACTAAATTCGCGACCCTCTCCCAAGCAGACGGAAGCTATACACTAGAAGCCGCAGCCGGAAGCTACACACTCTTATTGCAATCGGTTGGGATGGAAACCCAAACGCGGCGCATTTTGATCAAGGCGGGCGAATCAACTCAAGTTCCGACTACCCTCTTAAAAGAAAGTACGCAGCAATTAAAAGATGTTGTTGTAACAGGCCAATACGAACCGCAATCGCTTCGTCAGTCGGTTTATCAAATTCGCACCATCGACCGGGAACGGATTCAGCTCCGGGCAGCTACCAACCTGGCGGGTGTCCTGAACAACGAACTGGGTATTCGTTTTACCAACGACCTGACGCTTGGCACTTCTGATATCCAGCTCATGGGCATGTCCGGGCGAAATGTGAAAATTCTGTTGGATGGCGTTCCTCTGATCGACCGGGGCGATACCCGCGAAAGTCTAAATCAAATTGACATTAATACCATTGAGCGCGTTGAAATTGTTGAAGGCCCGATGGCGGTTTCCTATGGCTCGGATGCGCTGGCGGGCGTTATCAATATCATCACCCGTAAGCCAGGGAATGAACAAATTTCGGTTAGCGCCCGAGTTCAGGAAGAAACAGCCGGTAAAGAATACAGCCCCTTTTCGAAGGCGGGTGTGCACAATCAAAATCTAGGCTTGAGCTTTCAAAAATCGGGCTGGAATGGCTTGTTTAGTGGGACTCGTAACGATTTCGGGGGCTGGCAAGGGCAATCTGTGGGCCGCGTTAAGGACTGGAAACCTAAAGAACAGTTACTGGGAGCTGCCAAGATTGGTTACCGTACCGAAACGTTCAATGTCTGGTACCGTCTGGACGCGCTAAACGAGACGATTAATAGTGAAGGTCCCGTAAACAGCAATACCAACCAGGCACGGGATCAAAACTTTATCACGAACCGTTTTACACACCAGCTTCAGGGAGACTGGCGTGTCAACGATCGCCTGCAATGGAACGGCATTGTCTCGTTTACCGATTATGACCGCCGCACCCAAACGACCAACATCGATCTGAATACGGGCCGCCGTACACTTTCATTAGGAACGGGCGAACAGGATTTATCGGAATTTCAGAGTAAGGTTTTCCGGACGACCGCACAATACAAAATCTCGTCGGCGATCTCCCTGCAACCAGGTATCGACATCAACATGGAAAATGCTTCGGGAGCCCGCATTTTGGGTTCACCAGCCATCAATGACTACGCCTTTTTCGTATCATCAGAGATCAAACCAACCGCAGCCATTACGTTGCGGCCCGGTTTGCGGTTTATCAAAAATTCGGTTTACGATGCACCGCCTGTTATTCCGTCGTTAAACGCGAAAATTACACTAAGCAAAAAAGTTGATTTCCGAATGGCTTACGCCCGAGGCTTTCGCTCGCCTGCCCTGCGGGAATTGTATTTTAACTTTTTTGATGCCAGCCACTCCATTATTGGCAATTCCAACCTGAAAGCCGAATACTCCAACAGCATCAACGGGTCCTTAACCTGGCAGGTGATCGCCACCAGTTCGCTGCGACTTTCTACGACGCTGAATTCGTTTTATAACGATTTTCACAACCTGATTAACTACGGCTTCGATCCGACGAACCCAACCGTTACCACCACCATCAATGTAGACCGTTTTAAAACCACGGGTGGTACACTGAACAATACCCTCTACCACAAAAACTTTTCGGCCACTCTGGGGTTCAGTTACATCGGGCGCTACAACAGCTTTATTGAAGATGACAGCAGCTTACCGGAATTTGTCTGGTCGCCGGAACTGAACTCCAACCTGACGTACAATATCTCGAAAATCGGAACCAAAGTAAGCCTCTTTTATAAGTATACCGGCAAAAGACCTTCCTACGAAACCTCGGCCAACGCCGAAGGAAGCCCGACTACCCGGCTAGCTGAAACAGCCGCTTATCATTGGGCAGACTTCACGGTCAGCAAGGTTTTCATGAAGTATATAACGCTTACTGGTGGGGCTAAGAATCTCTTTAATGTTACCCGCCTTAACAATACCGCTTCCGATTCGGGAGCCCATACGACCGGAGGAGCCGTGCCGCTTAGCTACGGACGCTCTTACTTTCTAGGCCTGAATTTCCAATGGTCGAAGTGA
- a CDS encoding NAD-dependent epimerase/dehydratase family protein, producing MFPHNPTVTDKILQLKGPIFVFGASGFIGANLFDQIFKVRKDCYALTHDATKAWRLKLLDVPAENVIHCDITSLNSVRETFDHYKPKTIFNLAAYGAYSKQKNVNLTYDTNVTGTVNILETCTSETVYIHAGSSSEYGFNCTAPKETDRVEPNSHYAVSKVSGAYILEFYARVHNLNTLNLRLYSIYGGWEEPDRLIPRLVEETRKGSLPPLVSPDISRDFVYIDDCVEAFVQAALKVDKTIRGRSYNIATGQKTTMRELVDVAIEEFNIPQKPVWGSMGNRQWDLSDWYGDPTAAETDLGWKAHTSLPSGLRQTANWQIQHDYQGRILPAFATPTLNPVITAIIACYKDAQAIPFMYDRLVKTFNEMKVRYEIIFVNDSSPDNTEEVLQPICEKDPNVIAITHSRNFGSQSAFLSGMEISTGDAVVLMDGDLQDPPEIIPQFFEKWQQGYDVTYGVRVQREMAPHVHFFYRTFYRLFRKMSYINIPVDAGDFSLIDRKVVRELVSLPETEQFLRGLRAWVGFKQTGVDYVRPERMFGVSTNNWTKNIWWAKKAIFSFSFAPLELMSYAGFVLTGLSVLGILWQIIARIFNFDPNTPYGLSTVIVLVMFFGGINLLGISFLGEYVSKIFEETKKRPKFIRTKVRKGDRLYKTASEIRTFSEARKSK from the coding sequence ATGTTTCCGCATAATCCCACCGTTACCGACAAAATTCTTCAACTAAAAGGCCCCATTTTTGTATTTGGAGCCAGTGGCTTCATCGGCGCTAATTTATTCGATCAGATTTTCAAAGTTCGCAAGGATTGTTATGCCCTGACGCACGACGCTACCAAAGCCTGGCGGTTGAAGCTGCTGGATGTACCCGCCGAAAATGTAATTCACTGCGATATTACGTCCCTCAACTCGGTTCGGGAAACGTTCGACCACTATAAGCCCAAAACAATCTTTAATCTGGCCGCTTACGGAGCGTATAGTAAACAGAAAAACGTCAACCTGACCTACGACACCAACGTAACGGGTACGGTAAATATTCTGGAAACCTGCACCTCCGAAACCGTCTATATTCACGCCGGAAGCAGCTCGGAATACGGTTTTAACTGCACCGCTCCGAAGGAAACTGACCGTGTCGAGCCGAATAGCCACTACGCCGTTTCCAAAGTTTCGGGTGCTTATATCCTGGAATTTTACGCGCGCGTTCACAACCTGAATACACTCAACTTACGCCTTTATTCCATTTATGGAGGTTGGGAAGAACCCGACCGGCTTATTCCCCGTTTGGTGGAAGAAACCCGCAAAGGCTCGCTCCCACCGCTGGTCTCGCCCGATATTAGCCGCGATTTTGTGTACATCGACGACTGCGTGGAAGCCTTTGTTCAGGCAGCGCTAAAAGTAGACAAGACCATTCGGGGCCGGTCTTATAACATTGCTACGGGCCAGAAAACGACCATGCGCGAACTGGTTGACGTAGCCATCGAAGAATTTAATATTCCCCAAAAGCCGGTTTGGGGCAGCATGGGCAATCGGCAGTGGGACTTGTCCGATTGGTATGGCGACCCTACCGCTGCCGAAACCGATCTCGGCTGGAAAGCCCACACTTCTCTGCCGAGTGGTCTACGCCAAACGGCAAACTGGCAAATTCAGCACGACTACCAGGGCCGGATTTTGCCCGCTTTCGCAACGCCAACGCTTAATCCAGTCATTACGGCCATCATTGCGTGCTACAAAGATGCCCAGGCAATCCCGTTCATGTACGACCGGCTGGTGAAGACCTTCAACGAAATGAAGGTGCGGTACGAGATTATTTTTGTCAACGACAGTTCTCCCGATAACACCGAAGAAGTCCTGCAACCCATCTGCGAGAAAGACCCGAATGTGATTGCCATCACGCACTCGCGCAATTTCGGTTCGCAATCGGCTTTCCTGAGCGGAATGGAAATTTCAACCGGCGATGCCGTAGTACTGATGGATGGCGATTTGCAGGATCCACCCGAAATCATTCCGCAGTTTTTCGAGAAATGGCAGCAGGGTTACGATGTTACGTACGGCGTTCGTGTTCAGCGCGAGATGGCCCCGCACGTTCATTTTTTCTACCGGACCTTTTACCGTCTGTTCCGGAAAATGTCCTATATCAACATTCCAGTTGATGCGGGCGATTTCTCCCTGATTGACCGGAAAGTCGTTCGGGAACTCGTTTCGCTGCCCGAAACAGAACAGTTCCTGCGCGGATTGCGGGCCTGGGTTGGTTTCAAACAAACCGGAGTCGATTATGTACGACCCGAGCGGATGTTCGGCGTTTCGACCAACAACTGGACCAAAAATATCTGGTGGGCGAAGAAGGCTATTTTCTCGTTCAGCTTTGCCCCGCTTGAGTTAATGTCTTACGCGGGTTTTGTCCTGACTGGCTTATCGGTCTTGGGAATTTTGTGGCAAATCATCGCCCGGATTTTCAATTTCGACCCCAATACACCGTATGGTCTTTCGACGGTAATTGTTTTGGTCATGTTTTTCGGCGGGATCAACCTGCTGGGCATTTCTTTTCTGGGCGAATACGTCAGTAAGATTTTTGAAGAAACGAAAAAGCGACCCAAATTCATTCGGACGAAGGTACGCAAAGGAGATCGCCTCTATAAAACGGCTTCCGAAATCCGGACGTTTTCCGAGGCTAGAAAAAGCAAATAA
- a CDS encoding glycosyltransferase family 2 protein, whose translation MSLTLSIVMPAYNEEDCIDLVVRNWIDFLNSQFPGQNTRLIVINDGSKDRTGAILDTLTPLYPNKLVVVHQPNGGHGNAVVNGYRQAVALDSEYVFQTDSDDQFITEDFAKLWEKRRQSKFILGYREERYDALARLIITRILRASLFLIYGTYIKDSNIPFRLIKGSYLKALLDQLPTPTPFAPNIFLAVMAKKSGQKTFDLPIVHKERQTGTVSILKWKLLKVCFQSFQELAQFRMDLPKKVKAIQKAEAQEPVRA comes from the coding sequence ATGAGTTTAACTTTGTCGATTGTTATGCCAGCTTACAACGAGGAAGATTGTATTGACCTTGTTGTACGTAATTGGATCGACTTTCTGAACAGCCAATTTCCGGGCCAAAACACCCGTTTGATTGTCATCAACGATGGTTCTAAAGACCGGACAGGAGCCATTCTCGATACGTTAACGCCTCTTTATCCAAATAAATTAGTCGTTGTTCACCAACCAAATGGTGGACATGGCAACGCGGTTGTAAACGGCTATCGCCAGGCTGTCGCCCTGGATTCTGAATATGTCTTTCAAACAGATAGTGATGATCAGTTCATCACCGAGGATTTTGCCAAGCTCTGGGAAAAGCGTCGTCAATCAAAGTTCATCCTGGGCTATCGGGAAGAACGCTATGATGCGTTAGCCCGTCTGATCATTACCCGGATCTTACGCGCTAGTCTTTTCCTGATCTACGGCACATATATTAAGGATAGTAATATTCCATTCCGGTTAATCAAAGGCTCTTATCTAAAAGCGTTGCTGGATCAGTTGCCAACGCCTACGCCGTTTGCGCCGAATATTTTTCTAGCGGTAATGGCTAAAAAATCAGGACAAAAAACATTTGATCTTCCAATCGTTCATAAAGAGCGGCAGACAGGCACGGTGTCCATTCTTAAATGGAAACTGTTAAAAGTCTGTTTCCAAAGCTTCCAGGAGCTGGCTCAGTTCCGCATGGACCTTCCTAAAAAAGTCAAGGCGATCCAAAAAGCGGAAGCACAGGAACCGGTCCGGGCATAA